The Arthrobacter sp. PM3 genome contains the following window.
GGTGTTCGGCGACGGCGACGGTGAGGTCTTCGGCCGGTTCACGAAGTCCCTGAGCGTGATCGGGCACGAGCTCGCCCACGGCGTCACGCAGTATTCCGGGGGCCTGAACTACCGCAACCAGGCCGGCGCCCTCAACGAATCGTTGTCCGACGTCTTCGGTGCCCTCGTGGAACAGTACGCGAAAGAGCAGTCCACCGCGGAGGCAAGCTGGCTGATCGGCGAAGGCCTCTTCACCGAGCAGGTCCAGGGAACGGCGCTGCGGTCGATGAAGGCACCGGGCACCGCGTACGACGACGACGTCCTCGGCAAGGATCCGCAGCCGGACTCGATGGACGGCTACGTGCACACGAGCGCGGACAACGGCGGGGTGCACATCAATTCCGGCATCCCCAACCGTGCCTTCTGCCTCGTCGCCACGGCCCTCGGCGGCAATGCGTGGGATGCCCCCGCACAGATCTGGTACGACACCCTGACCGGCGGCACCCTCAAACCAAACGCCACGTTCGGTGCCTTCGCCAGGGCCACCGCGGCCTCCGCCACAGAGCTCTTCGGCGCCGGGTCCCCGGCGCATGACGCCGTCCGGGCTGCGTGGGACACTGTGAAAGTGAAGCTGTAACCCAACGCCGTGAGGTTGGCACGCTCATGAAAATCGCACGCCTGTGAAAATAACTGTCCAGCGCAGCGGCGGCGTGGCCGGAATGAAACGGACCTGGACCGTTCAGCCGGAGCCGCCGGAGGACACCGAGCGGTGGCAACCGCTCATTGAAGCGTGCCCGTGGGACGACGTCGCCGGGACCGGCCGGGGCGGCCAGCCTGACAGGTTCATGTACAGCATCCGGGCCGGTCAGCGCCGGGCGGTACTGCCGGAGCGTGAAGTGACAGGACCGTGGCGCGACCTCATCGACTGTGCCAGGGCCGCGGCGGAGCAGGAACTGCCGCCCGACACGTTGTCGCCGGGGTAGCCGGGTTCCTAGGCCGTGGCCAGGTGGCCACGGAACGTGCGCCGGTAGGACTGCGGGCTGGTGTCGAGGGCTTTGACAAAGTGGTGCCGCAACAGAACCGAATGCCCGAAGCCGGATTCGCGTGCGACTTCGTCAATGTTCAGCTCTGTCGTCTCCAGCAGTTCCTGGGCGCGCAGCACCCGCTGGGAGTTCAGCCACGCTGCCGGCGTGGCCCCCGTTTCCGAGCGGAAGCGCCGGGCAAACGTCCGCGGCGACATGTGCACCCGGGCCGCCAGTTCGTTGACCGGGTGTTCCTCATCCAGATGCCGGACCATCCACTGCAGCAGCTGTTCCATGGGCTCCGATCCGCACCGCGGAATGGGCCGGTCGATGTACTGGGCCTGGCC
Protein-coding sequences here:
- a CDS encoding M4 family metallopeptidase; this encodes MHRSVDHFSGVHCSIVPPYLLRRIAAQQDPGFSGAAEAARKALLHTKGFQAARAEPVPLAAPGMRSLKPGTPDRTIYDARSLEQLPGSLVRKEGTPPTGDPAADEAYDGLGDTHRLYADAFGRDSIDGQGLPLEATVHYGKRYDNAFWDGRQMVFGDGDGEVFGRFTKSLSVIGHELAHGVTQYSGGLNYRNQAGALNESLSDVFGALVEQYAKEQSTAEASWLIGEGLFTEQVQGTALRSMKAPGTAYDDDVLGKDPQPDSMDGYVHTSADNGGVHINSGIPNRAFCLVATALGGNAWDAPAQIWYDTLTGGTLKPNATFGAFARATAASATELFGAGSPAHDAVRAAWDTVKVKL
- a CDS encoding protealysin inhibitor emfourin gives rise to the protein MKITVQRSGGVAGMKRTWTVQPEPPEDTERWQPLIEACPWDDVAGTGRGGQPDRFMYSIRAGQRRAVLPEREVTGPWRDLIDCARAAAEQELPPDTLSPG